From Candidatus Poribacteria bacterium, one genomic window encodes:
- a CDS encoding nucleotidyltransferase domain-containing protein: MSEDICFSPEDQQFVDRATDFCQQMGERAVLMLIGSRAAGFTDGWSDLDLCIIGDKRHLSDEDRETYEQSWQLFVDRGDFEAHWSFYDENDLRAWLETYPDEMMWVIATSQTLYGCSSTAEELKHRYCVYPPAIAERKLKWMFGKYYFSQRGPLAMAARNKVETAFVAVGNVIEYLCKMCCVAERQPFPYEKWVVEAAKQTQLGAMVYPSIQRAVNGIGDFLDPPVDSNWRDWAPVKELRRTLPIVQSGLKELGWVGDWIDDPNAVYFDETARRPAP; this comes from the coding sequence ATGAGCGAAGACATCTGTTTCAGTCCAGAAGATCAACAGTTCGTTGATCGAGCCACAGATTTTTGCCAACAAATGGGTGAGCGTGCTGTCCTTATGTTGATTGGGAGTCGTGCCGCTGGTTTCACCGATGGATGGTCGGATCTTGACCTGTGTATCATTGGCGATAAGCGTCACCTTTCCGATGAAGATCGAGAGACTTATGAACAAAGCTGGCAACTCTTCGTTGATCGAGGTGATTTTGAGGCACACTGGTCATTTTATGATGAAAATGACCTACGGGCGTGGTTGGAGACGTACCCAGATGAGATGATGTGGGTTATTGCGACTTCACAAACTCTCTACGGTTGTTCAAGCACTGCTGAAGAACTCAAGCATCGCTATTGCGTGTATCCGCCCGCGATCGCGGAGCGCAAGTTGAAGTGGATGTTCGGCAAGTATTATTTCTCGCAGCGTGGTCCCTTAGCTATGGCAGCTCGAAACAAGGTGGAAACGGCATTTGTTGCGGTTGGAAATGTCATTGAGTACCTCTGTAAAATGTGCTGTGTCGCTGAGAGACAACCGTTTCCCTACGAAAAATGGGTGGTTGAAGCAGCGAAACAGACACAACTGGGCGCAATGGTGTATCCATCAATTCAACGCGCTGTGAATGGCATCGGAGACTTTCTCGACCCGCCAGTCGATAGTAACTGGCGTGATTGGGCACCGGTGAAGGAATTACGCCGGACATTGCCAATTGTTCAAAGCGGACTAAAGGAGCTCGGTTGGGTCGGCGATTGGATTGACGATCCGAATGCAGTCTACTTCGATGAGACAGCAAGACGACCCGCACCC